From the Gadus chalcogrammus isolate NIFS_2021 chromosome 15, NIFS_Gcha_1.0, whole genome shotgun sequence genome, one window contains:
- the dnph1 gene encoding 2'-deoxynucleoside 5'-phosphate N-hydrolase 1: MHIYFCGSIRGGRQDVDIYQKIVRKLKTFGQVLTEHVSHSELSEKGEYAALRGEKAIHQRDMDWLSLSDVIVAEVTQPSLGVGYELGRAVAMEKNIFCLFRPSSERSLSAMIRGADDGERVQVRDYAEEEVEAILDEYFAKLNKV; encoded by the exons ATGCATATCTACTTCTGTGGGAGTATCCGAGGCGGGCGACAGGACGTGGACATCTATCAGAAGATCGTCCGCAAGTTAAAGACGTTTGGACAAGTGCTCACGGAGCACGTGAGCCACAGTGAGCTGTCAGAGAAAG GAGAGTACGCAGCTCTGCGCGGGGAGAAGGCCATCCACCAGAGAGACATGGACTGGCTATCGCTGTCCGACG TGATCGTTGCCGAGGTGACGCAGCCGTCGCTAGGGGTGGGCTACGAGCTGGGCCGAGCAGTTGCCATGGAGAAGAATATCTTCTGTCTGTTCCGGCCCTCGTCCGAACGAT CGCTGTCGGCCATGATCCGCGGGGCGGACGACGGAGAACGGGTCCAGGTCCGCGACTACGccgaggaggaagtggaggccATTTTGGACGAGTATTTCGCCAAGCTGAACAAAGTCTGA
- the mea1 gene encoding male-enhanced antigen 1, whose product MEVAVSGDMGPERILPNSEDDLGQERPSDGAVHDVVGVGGEWSGEDGDEEEDGGEGGVEEEEENAGYYYQPLNQDPEGPNGLEAGDPHAEQILEVQDRIESMGLHLPPPPDSDEEVEPEGEVAERSHASIPMDQDHVELVKRTMAAIALPTLGVPAWAQAISDDQWTHMVQHTLHTHQSSSALRGLPDGDPDLDPDLD is encoded by the exons ATGGAAGTGGCGGTGTCGGGAGACATGGGACCGGAGAGAATCTTGCCAAACTCGGAGGACGACCTGGGTCAGGAGCGGCCGTCGGACGGAGCAGTTCACGACGTGGTGGGTGTGGGCGGGGAGTGGAGCGGGGAGGAcggcgatgaggaggaggacggaggagagggaggcgtcgaggaagaggaggagaacgcAGGGTACTACTACCAGCCGTTGAACCAGGACCCTGAGGGGCCGAACGGGCTGGAGGCAGGGGACCCCCACGCCGAGCAGATACTCGAGGTCCAGGACCGGATAGAG TCGATGGGCCtgcacctgcccccccctcccgacagtgatgaggaggtggagccaGAGGGGGAGGTGGCCGAGCGAAGCCACGCCTCCATCCCCATGGACCAAG accatgTGGAGCTGGTGAAGAGGACCATGGCCGCCATCGCCCTTCCCACCCTGGGGGTCCCGGCCTGGGCCCAGGCCATCTCCGACGACCAGTGGACCCACATGGTCCAGCACACCCTGCACACCCACCAGAGCAGCTCCGCCCTCCGCGGCCTGCCGGACGGGGACCCCGACCtggacccggacctggactga